The following nucleotide sequence is from Solidesulfovibrio carbinolicus.
GCCGTCGGCGTGGTGCTGATGGATTCGATGATGGCCTTCATCTCCTCCAGATTGCTCTTGATGGTGGCCACGCTCTCGTTGGCGATGCCGACCATGGCGGCCGCTTCCGAGACGTTGGCGGAATTTTGCAGCGTGGTGCGCACGTCGGCCCGAAGCGTGCCGGTGATGGCCTCGTCAAAGGGGTTGGTGCGCGGCACGACGTTGCGCGGTGCGAGCATCATGTCGCGCAGGCTTTGCCCAACCGGTCCCGACTGGAACAGGAAGTTGCTCAACAGGCTTTGCTGCATCAGCTGCATCGAGGTGTCGATGAGCAGGCTGCGTTCGTAATCGCTCAGCGCCATGGCCGTCCGCCCCGTTAAAATATCCCTTTACGTTGTCATCGGCCGCAACCGGGGGGGACTTTAGGCGTCATCAGGAAATTCCCGGCCAGGGGCGGGAATGTGGAGAGGGGCGATGTCGGGTGACCGGGCAGGGGCCGCGACGGGGGGGAGGGCCGGCAAAAACCGTCTGGCCCTGGCCGCGAGGCGCGCAAGCGTCTGGGAAACGGCCCCGCCGTCGCCGATGGCGCCAGCCGGGCCGGCACGTCGATGGTTGTCGACGGCCGGCCCCGGACAGCTGCGGCACGGCGACGTCGTCGGAAGCGGCCGATGCCTTACGAGGTTGGGCAGGGACCGCGATCCGGGGAATAGCGGTTGACGATGGGCAGCCGCCAGTCCTTGCCGAAGGCCCGGGAGGTGATCTTGGGGCCGGGCGGGCTTTGGCGGCGCTTGTATTCGTTGCGGTCCACCAGCCGCGTCACCCGGTCCACCACGGCCGGGTCCAGGCCGCGCTCCAGCATGGCCGCCGGGGACAGCCCCAGTTCCACATAGGCCCGCAAGGCCGGGTCCAGCACGTCGTATTCGGGCAGGGAATCGGAATCCTTCTGGTTGGGCCGCAGCTCGGCCGTGGGCGGCTTGACCAGCACCCGCTCGGGGATGACGTCGAGGCCGGCTTGTTCGTTTCGCCAGCGCGACAGGGCGTAGACCAGGGTCTTGGGCACGTCCTTTATCACGGCGTAGCCGCCGGCCGTGTCGCCGTAGAGGGTGGAATAGCCCACGCCCACCTCGGACTTGTTGCCCGTGGTCAGCACCAGCCGGCCGAACTTGTTGGACAGGGCCATGAGCAGCGTGCCGCGAACGCGCGGCTGGAGGTTTTCCTCGGTGACGTCAAAGGGCCGGTCGCCGAAGATGGGGCCAAGGGCGTCGAGGAAGGCCTGGAAGATCGGCTCGATGACCACGGTCTTGAGCTCAATGCCCAGGCGCTCGGCCAGGGCCTTCGCGTCTTCCAGGCTGTCGTCTGAGGAAAACCGGGTGGGCATGGCCACCCCCAGCACGTTTTCCGGCCCCAGGGCGTCGGCGGCGACGGCGGCTGTCAGCGACGAGTCGATGCCGCCGGAAAGGCCCAGGGCCACGCCGCAAAAGCCGGATTTGCGAACATAATCCCGGGTGGCCGTGACCAGGGCGCGGTAGACTTCGGCCACCGGTTCCAGGGGCGCGGCCATGGTGGCCTGGGCCAGGGCCGGCCGGGCCGGCGAGGCCAGGGGAGAAAGGGCCGTGCGGACCGGGCGGCAGGCCGGGGCCGGCTCCCATTTGCGGCAGCGCGGGTCAAGCAAGCGCTGGCGGGTGGGCAGATCGACGTCAAGATCGCACCAGACCATGTCCTCGTCGAATTGCCGCCCCCGGGCCAGGAGGGAACCGTCCGGGGCGAAGACCAGACTGTGGCCGTCGAAGACCAGCTCGTCCTGGCCGCCGACCAGATTGGCGTAGGCCACAAAGGCCCCGTTGTCCGCCGCTCGGGTGGCCAGCATCCGCTCCCGGGACGTCCCCTTGCCCATGTGGTAGGGCGAGGCGGAAATGTTGATGAGTAGCCGCGCCCCGCCGTGCTTGGCCTGCTCGGTGGGCGGCCCGTCGGGGTACCAGATGTCCTCGCACACGGACACGCCGAAAGTGAGCCCCCCCCGGTCGAAGACCGTGGTCCCCTGGCCGGCGGCGAAATAGCGGTTCTCGTCGAACACGCCGTAATTGGGCAAAAACCGTTTGGCCACGAGGCCGGCCACAGCCCCGTCATGGGCGATAATGGCGGCGTTTACGAGGTCGCCCTCAAACCAGGGGCAGCCGAAGATCGCCGTCAGCCCCTGGCTCTCCCGGGCGATGTCCCTGGCGGCGGCCATGCAGGCGGCCACGAAATCGGGCTTGAGCAGCAGATCCTCGGGCGGATAGCCGGCCACGACCATTTCCGGGAATACGACGATGTCGGCTCCGCCGTTCCGGGCCGCGTGCAGGCGGGAGACGACGGCGGCGGCGTTGGCGGCCACGTCGCCGACGGTGGGATTGAGCTGGCAAAGGGCCAGGCGAAGGGCGGGCATGGCGGCCTCCTTAGGCGGTCAGGTTCCGGGAATCTCTAGCTCTTCTTGCACCTGCCGGCAACCGTGGCGGGACAGGGGAGGGCGATCAGAGCGGCATTAGCCCTTGCCGTCGTTCTTCCTGCCGCGTATGTCTGAA
It contains:
- a CDS encoding NAD+ synthase; this translates as MPALRLALCQLNPTVGDVAANAAAVVSRLHAARNGGADIVVFPEMVVAGYPPEDLLLKPDFVAACMAAARDIARESQGLTAIFGCPWFEGDLVNAAIIAHDGAVAGLVAKRFLPNYGVFDENRYFAAGQGTTVFDRGGLTFGVSVCEDIWYPDGPPTEQAKHGGARLLINISASPYHMGKGTSRERMLATRAADNGAFVAYANLVGGQDELVFDGHSLVFAPDGSLLARGRQFDEDMVWCDLDVDLPTRQRLLDPRCRKWEPAPACRPVRTALSPLASPARPALAQATMAAPLEPVAEVYRALVTATRDYVRKSGFCGVALGLSGGIDSSLTAAVAADALGPENVLGVAMPTRFSSDDSLEDAKALAERLGIELKTVVIEPIFQAFLDALGPIFGDRPFDVTEENLQPRVRGTLLMALSNKFGRLVLTTGNKSEVGVGYSTLYGDTAGGYAVIKDVPKTLVYALSRWRNEQAGLDVIPERVLVKPPTAELRPNQKDSDSLPEYDVLDPALRAYVELGLSPAAMLERGLDPAVVDRVTRLVDRNEYKRRQSPPGPKITSRAFGKDWRLPIVNRYSPDRGPCPTS